The Fusobacterium necrophorum subsp. necrophorum genome includes the window TAGATGCTGCAAGAGCTAAATTATTTGCTGCAGAAACTGCAATGGAAGTTACTACAAAAGCAGTTCAATTATTTGGAGGATATGGATATACAAGAGAATATCCAGTAGAAAGAATGATGAGAGATGCTAAGATTACTGAAATTTACGAAGGAACTTCAGAAGTTCAAAGAATGGTAATCTCAGGAAACTTATTAAAATAATAAAATCAAATCATAGTGAAATTGGAGGATATTAAAGATGAAAATAGTCGTTTGTATAAAACAAGTTCCAGATACAACAGAAATTAAACTAGATCCAGTAAAAGGGACTCTTATCAGAGATGGAGTACCTAGTATTATGAACCCAGATGACAAAGCTGGATTGGAAGAAGCATTAAAATTAAAAGATTTATACGGAGCAAAAGTTACTGTCGTAACTATGGGACCTCCACAAGCAGAAGCTATCTTACGAGAAGCTTATGCAATGGGTGTGGATAATGCAATCCTAATTACAGATAGAAAATTCGGAGGAGCGGATACTTTAGCAACTTCTAACACAATTGCTGCCGCTTTAAAGAAAATTGCAGCAGAAGACGGATGTGATTTAATCATTGCCGGAAGACAAGCAATTGATGGAGACACTGCACAAGTAGGACCACAAATCGCAGAACATTTAGGACTTCCACAAGTTTCTTATGTGAAAGAAATGAAATATGATGAAGCGGATAAATCTTTAACAATCAAAAGAGTTGTAGAAGACGGATACTATTTATTGAAAGTGCAAACACCTGCATTGGTAACAGTTCTTTCAGAAGCTAACCAACCAAGATATATGAGAGTAAAAGGAATTGTAGAAGCATTCGATCAACCAATTACTACTTGGGGATTTGCCGATATTGATATCGATGAAAAAATTGTTGGATTGGCTGGATCACCTACAAAAGTTAAGAAGTCATTTACAAAGGGAGCAAAAGCTGCCGGAGAATTGCATGAAGTAGATACTAAAGATGCTGTTCAATTGATTCTTGACAAATTAAAGGAAAAATTCGTAATCTAATAGGATAAACTCAGAAAAAGGAGATAAGAAAATGAATTTAAGTGATTATAAAGGAATACTAGTATTCGCAGAACAAAGAGATGGGAAAGTTCAAAATGTTGCTCTTGAATTATTAGGAAAAGCAAGAGAACTAGCTGAAGATATTGATACAAAAACTGTATCAGCTGTATTGATTGGAGAAAATGTAAAAGGTCTTGCTGATGAATTGATTCAATATGGAGCCGACATTGTATATGTAGTAGAAGGAGCTGACTACAAAATATACGATACTGAAAAATACGCACAAGTATTTAAAT containing:
- a CDS encoding electron transfer flavoprotein subunit beta/FixA family protein, whose translation is MKIVVCIKQVPDTTEIKLDPVKGTLIRDGVPSIMNPDDKAGLEEALKLKDLYGAKVTVVTMGPPQAEAILREAYAMGVDNAILITDRKFGGADTLATSNTIAAALKKIAAEDGCDLIIAGRQAIDGDTAQVGPQIAEHLGLPQVSYVKEMKYDEADKSLTIKRVVEDGYYLLKVQTPALVTVLSEANQPRYMRVKGIVEAFDQPITTWGFADIDIDEKIVGLAGSPTKVKKSFTKGAKAAGELHEVDTKDAVQLILDKLKEKFVI